In the genome of Astatotilapia calliptera chromosome 18, fAstCal1.2, whole genome shotgun sequence, the window AGTCTGGGAAAGGCCATTTTCTGCCCCTGCATGCTCCAGTGCACAAAGTAACATCCATAGTTGGATGAGTTTTGTGTAGAAGAACGTGATTGGCCTGCACAGAGCCCTGACCTCAATCCTAGCAAGCACCTTTAGGATGAACTGGAACCAAGACTGAACCAGGCTGTGGTGAACAGTACTTTTCTGgataaaaaatggcaagaacTCAGACACATTCCAAAATCTCAATGAAAACCTTCTCAGAAGAGTGGAAGGTGTTATAGCAGCAACAGGGAGACCAAAGCCATATTAATGCCTTTGGATTAACAACTGGTTGTAAAAGCTCCTGTAGGTTAGATGTGTAGGTGGCCCAGTACTTTGACCATATAGTGTAGACTTTATACGGAGTTTAATTCGTCTAATCAAATACCTGCAAATTATTCAACTTCTTGTGTATGTCAACTGTGTGCCAATCACACATAGACAGCAAAGAGGTGATAAAACATTTCCATGGTGCAATTTTAACtactaaacacacaaaataaggACTTTTCTAACATTTATTTCTTTGGGTTTGGGAAATGTCAGTCTTTATGGCATTTTTACCATTTGAAAGACAtgattaataaaacaaacaaacaaacaaacaaacaatattagATCAACCCGTAATTTATACCCACAAATAGCTCAAACGCAAAtaactacatttaaaaagacaaaaaaacaaggacAACCTGATTGCCACTCATTCTGCGCTGTTAGTGAAGACTGGATGGCAATCAGGTTGGACTTTGGTGATACTTATACTGTAAACAGGGCAGGCCTTTGCTGGTGTCTTTCTTAAGGTGTCTTTATGGTTCTTTTTTAATTACCACATCACTTATTTAAAGTAAACTTCTTAAACTTCTTAATCCTTTCATCAAGTCCAATTTAAAGCCTAAATTTCTGATTATTGGCTTTTCACGACTTTTTAAAGGTCCACAGAAACCCACAGAATAAAAAGCTGCCTCCAGCCTACAACAGCCTGCACAAATTGACAGGCAATAAATGGTAAGCCACAAAGCGGAGTGCAATCCATCTTATGTCCTAAAAGGCCTCAGCAAAACCAGAGAAGTCATGCGGCAGCATTCCTGGCTGCAAACTGCAAGTTGTTGGGGTAGTTGCTACCTTAAACATACATAGTCtcagtctctcacacacacctcctcACAAAGGCATTATGTCTTAATGTGAGAATGCAGGGCAGTGCTGGTAACCAATATTGCTCTGCCAATGGTTTTATGACATTCTCCAGAGTATTTTAATGCATGTCATTAAATTGCCAGTTGTTACAAGCTTATCTCTGACCTGCATTGTACGATTAgctgtaaaacattttaaaaaaagatgaaaaaacaggAATTAGGAAGTTTTATTACTACTTCTTGAGACGCTTATAACTCCCTGATGACATATAAAGCAGATATAGAGTACTAAGTCTCAAAGCTGTCTCCCTGAGTGCCCTTCACTGGATCTCAATCagcctttcttttccttcaaaGTTGTTGCAATTCTATACTAACTTTTCACAAGATTTTGAAGATGAGTATTTGGCTCccatttaaagtaaaacataTCTGCAATTCGACAGAGCTTGCACTGAGTGCGAGTCTAGTGTTTGCAGTCATCTATCACTGTGTCTCGCTCCTATAATTGTCCTATTGTTCCTCAATTCCCACACCAGTTCCCGTCTCCAAAAACCTTTGTCCTTCTGCTTTCCCATGCCATTTGTAACCGACATGGGAGCACAAAATAGCATTTTATGGTACTTTTTGTCAGGAGGGAGAAATGACGTAAAACGTGTGAGACCATGGTCTTAACTCATCTGATCAGCCCACCTAATGGCTGGTGAATAAAGGAAAGACATGAATGATcaggggaaagaaagaaatgtataaaatgGGCATAAAAAGtcaggataaaaaaaacaaactaataaagCTTTTAATTTCTTAAGAAAATGTTCAATGTATTGTCACTTAGTCCTgggacagactggtgacctgacCAGGGTGTACCCTCACATCTCACCATATGATAGATGGGACAGGCTCTAGTTAGAGTGGATAGATGGTAACATTATCAAGATAACAAATTAAGTTATTCTCCAAACTTTGAAGTGCATTTCAAGGCTGTAGCAGAGACTGATGAATAAAAGCGCCATAACTAGTTCATTAAGCATGTCCAGCAGTGTTGATCTGAGTATGTGAGATGTTCCACCTACCTTCCTGCCCTGCTGGCTTTCTCTCCGAGAGTCTGTAGTAACATCTTGACCTCAGCTCTCAAAAGCTCTTTCACAGCAGGGGGGTCAACTAGAGGGGCACTCTGCAGACATGGGAGCGGGGTCCCCGCCCCACCGCCGTGCTTTCCACTTCGCTGGTTCTCCTGCCACATCTTGTGCCACATCTCTGCCTGCAAAAGGTACCACAGTGAGACAAGTGTTTAAAAGTCCCACATTTACTCATATCTACATGGAAATGTAATTGGTGCAAAATACAAGTGTGCAGGGAAAATTACCATGAGAATTATGAAACGCCCATCGGCCTATTTTGTTACCACTGTGCACAAGTTAGTAAATCAATTTCATTTGGAAACAACAGGTTTGTGCAATCTGTTTACAATCTGCATACTGCAACACGCCCACGCCCACCTGGAGGTGAAGCAGAGAAAGTGATGACAATGATGTAAGACAGAAGCCTGCATGGCTAATAGGCTGGAAAGCAGGGGAAAACTGAAATAACAGAGGCTCACAAGCGGCAGAATTCAAAAAAGGTTGGACATGAaagttgaaatgaaaaagaCCACCAGTTACTTTAAAGGTAATCTACTAGTATTTACTCAATGTAAGGATACAAGTAGTTTCCCTCACAGTGACTCAGAAGttctacactgaaaaaagaatCTGTTAAACTGAGGGACAGATAAATATTTCCACTGACAGTGCAAATACTAAATACTACAAGGAGCAGACATTTTCTTGGCTGTCACTGATGCAAGAAGAGCTTGTTTACTGTAAACTGTTGTGCACAGTTGACAGTCTTCTTGGAACAGGAAGAAATACAACTTCTACATCCACAGGgacaaaggagaaagaaaatcgATATAAATCTGAAAACGACATACACCGTTAGCATGCTTTCACACCACACTGGCTACTATATGTCTTGGGCTGAAAATTAGACAAACACCTCTGTTCATTTTGAGGCCAAGAACCTTTTTATTCTTTGTAGCGCGTGTGAATGCTCATGCCTCAGTGAAGTCTGGATCCCATTAGCACCTCGACACCTGTTGCCTGCCAATCATTTATGTCATGATGCAAAGACTTTACTTCAAAAGAAGGATATTAAACATAGCACTTCTGGTctttgcatgtgtatgtgtgtgtgtgcacatcctCTCGTAACGCCAGCATTTACACCCTATCATGGtgaacacatacaaacacactaaCTTCCGCCATGTGCCTTTAGGCGTTGAGGTGTTTATATTAAAGGATTCATGGCTCACTGGCTAATGAGTTGTTCCTGgatgtttttccctttttcctcaGCAGTAAGCCAATCTCATCCAAATGCTATTTCAAGGGAACACCGGTGAAACGTTTCCGTTTTGCTGAACTACTTAAATTgggtttttgaaaatatttaactttggggatgaaagagagaaagacagagtgaAAGTGAGAGTTCAGGGAGAGATCGGGCCTTATAGGGAGAgtctaatattttctctgatccTGCCGCCTTAGACAATGAGGGCCTTGATGGAGAGAGGAATGGCAGCGCTGAGGAATGGAGGAGACACCTGCAGATCTGCTATTACTTTTCACAGTGGCTCACTGAGGAATGGAAGTCATTATGTGGCTGCAAGAGAAACATagacagaaaagagaaagaaaagacataCAGAGAGCCGtggagagaaaaatgaaagtgaTCCATCCTAAAGTAAATGTAAAGACTGAATCAAAACCTGAATGTACTTGTGTGACAGTCAGATAAGGCCCTCTCTGCTCTATTTTTCCTGAATAATTCTCAGAGCTTTTAGCCTCAAGTCTGTTATTCCACCTGGAGGCTTTACAGTCAGACACACTGAACTGTAGATGAAGAAATGTCAGAGCAATACtcaaagtcacacacacatacacgtgcAAGGGTACAGGCGCACAATCAAAGCtgacgcacacatacacacagtcgAGTCAAATTATATGTAGCTAACAGTCTTATCAACAGTTGAGGATTAGCCTCTTTAACCCTGTTATACCGACCCCCTGAGTGACTCAGCTTACTGAGCTTCTTTCTGTGTGTATATAGTGTGTGCGGGGTTGTGCATATGCTGAATTATCTTGCAGTAGTGAGAAGGAGTACCTGCATGCCGTACAGTTGTCGTGTGGATTTCACATAGAAACTGCTACAAATATTATATGTGGTAAGAATCTACATGGCAGGCCTCTAGAGCCGAGTTAAAGCACATCCAGGtggtttccttttcttttttttgtgtgagcAGTGACTGAACCATTGGGGCACGGCATGGAAAGGAGGGCTGACCAACACATGGAAAGATTTTAGTActaaacaagcagaagaaagaagCTGGTAAAGAGTGAATGGTCTGCATTTAGTAGTGGCTTTTAACCTCAGAGGCTCTACAAAGCATTTGCAGTGtttctcattcattcattaacaCACACCAAATGCTGCCACTGCAAGGTGTTTGGCTTCACTGTCTTGCTCAGTTACACCTCAGAAACTGGAGGAGTCCAGACAATAAACAGCCAAGCACGAGAAATTTCTGTTCCTCAGAAGGTGGTGAAAAGAAAGCCTACAAACTTGATCTTAAGTGCAGAAGCACAACTGTCTGTCTGAGGTCTGTCATTTGAGTGTTTCAGCTTTCACTTATTTCTTTAGTCAGCTGATCATAGATTCATTAGAAATGATCTTTtacagttctttatttttctttattgagGTGTTTGGTTGCTTtttatggaaaaagaaaacatatgatGCCCTgactttgcacttttttttggaAGGTACATTTGACTGATCCCTTATTTCCCAAGCGTCGCCACAGTGGATGGATCCACGAGTTGATTTGACACAGGTTTTATCCATCTCACGGAGTGCACTGCTGTCTCTAATCAGGGGTCTACATGTCTGAGGCAAAAATGCCCACAGAGCCAGATGCActtattagaaaaaaatgctttttaagaATTCATtatttgagaaagaaaaaaggacagACAATAGAAATATGTTTTACCACAGCTTTGGTTCAGTGGTTGTATCACATCAAGCCACAGTATGAAAGCTGGAATAAGATATTTCAATTTGAATGAatatataattacatttctCAGTTCTTCACAGTTTTTTATTAATGAGTATCAGGAAGTCACAGTTTCTTCCCTGACATGTTTCACTTTGACTCTTCTCAAAACTTTTCCTCTtttaatgaacattttcaccTCAGTCttgattttaaatgtgcttGTTTAATGAGTTGTGAGCCATTTCAAGTCCCTGTAGGTCTGAGAGTTTAGCTGCTCTGGAATAAATACTGAAGTCTGTCTGGCTCACATTTGGATCTCATTGTGGCGCCGTGCCAGCTAACCcacatttcacttttattatggagtctgggAATTGTAAGTAATGAATATATGCAGCAAAACTAACCTACTTACACAGCCTTAAACCAGAGTCCTTAAATTGTTTGGCTAGGAATGCTTAGCTGAGCAATGTTTTGATTTGCTTCTGCCCAAAAGGAAATTCTTGCAGAAGTTGTGGTAGTACTTTTGTTAAATCCTGCTAGAAACAGACCCAGCGTGAATTCCTCAAAGAAATAAAACCATATGAATGATGAAACAATCTGCTGACTGTGAAGAGGGACCTTTCAACTTACAAACCAGGTGTTGTGGTACTGTATGCAGACAGAAGACATCAAACACTGGAGTTATAAAACTTCTCTCACCTCAGTGTGCATGTCCATGTACACATCTACCAAGGAATGGCCCAGTGCGGTGTAGATCTTTGGCAGCTCTGACTCAGAAATATGTTCAGCGATCAGGCCCCATAGGGACTGGCCAGGGCCCCAGACCTGGCTTTCATCAGGTGACTGCATGTGAATGTCAATCTAAGAGTGAAGAATACAAATTATTGTGGAACATAACAACATACACTGGTGTGAAAAggtatttgcccccttcctgatttcttttatACCCCCCATATTTAAATGTTCCAAGTAACCAATGTATATaataaatttatttatacatatatatggtCCAGGTATTGACTACAACactttgtcctgctgcataacaAACTGATGGTCAACATGGACTTTCTGGTAGAacgcagaattcatggttccatcattTATAGCAAGTCGTCCAgctcctgaagcagcaaagcagccgcAGTCATGATACTACCACCGTCATGTCTGGCTGTTGGTATGACGCTctctttatgaaatgctgtgttagttttacgCCAGATGTAACAGGACTTAAACCTTCCAAAAGGCTCGTCAGTCCACGGAACATTTTCCTCAAACACTTGGGAATCATCAAGAtggtttttttgcaaatgtgaGATGAGACATCAGCAGCATTTTTGCTCAGTCGTTTTCTtactgttgaatcatgaactctgacgtTTACTGAGGCAAATAAGGCCTGCGGTTATCCAGAtattgttctgggttcttttgtttGAATTACTGACAGACTCTTTGAGTAATTTTGGTAGACGGGCCACTTCTGGGAAGGTTTATCattgttttcttcatttgtgaATAATGCTCTCACCATGaatcccaaagccttagaaattcCTTTGTAACCCGTTCCAGGCTGATAgatgtcaatgactttgtttctcagctgtttcttgaggactggagttggacacccctgctttagatcGTGACATGATGTGCAGCTTTTTGCGCTCTTTTTGCCTACTTCACTTTGTTAGAAGCTTCTATTTAAGTAATTTCTAGTAGTTTATGAGTAGGAGGGGAATGGAGTAGAAGAATCAAACTGGGTAATAAGCTAAAACTTCAGGCTACACCTTTCTGGCCAAATATTTGCAGTCTTTTGTtgcttgttgttttcattttcataaataacaccaaaaaagaaaagaaaagaaaagaaaaatcgtTATGTAATTAACGTCAGCAGTACTACACAGTATTTTCTTTCCTGGTAAATGGTGCTGCCATGTTTCAAACCAAACGGGCCTGCTGACTTAATAAACTTTAGCCGCActactgaaaatgagtgacagGAGCAGAAAGTAGGAGCTCGTTTAAACCGATGTGATGTAAGTTTAACACTAAACGATACAAAACACGCTGTGTGAAACCTACTtaccaaatgtgttttttaaataacactgTAGCCAAAGAGGAAGAGAGGCTCACCTTTTCGATGTTTGATGGGCGTTGAGCTTGCGAGACTATGGTATCTAAGGATAACAATTGAGTTGCTAGGGAGAGATATCGCGAGATTTGTCTGAACCGTTAACACAGAGACTGCACTCAATTAAATCCAGGTAAACTTGgtatattgtaaaataaaaataaatacaagactAAACAGATAAATCACAATAAGAGCAAATTTAAAGGCGCAGTAGGCTTCAAGTATCACACAAGGCCACGAAGAACTCTTGTAGGAGGCTGAAGTCGTGCGTGTTAAACTAGGGAGGGACAGGTTTCAGCTTAGTAACGTTAAGGGCAAGCATGTACTCTGATGAGAGCAGTGAAACTTTCCCCCTCATGCTCCCAGCCTCCACTCCCTTCCGGACTCCTTGCCTTGCAAAAGTGTGCGCAGACCCGGCAGACCGCTGTGGAGAGGTTCAGGATTTGGGGGGCTTTGTTTTTAACAATCTAACGAAGaaaaggttttgtttgttttttcaaatctTGGCTGATCGCTCTACTAAACCCAAGTAGGACTACAGTGCAAGTTTCCCTTCACTAACGAACTTTTACTCATTTGGATTAATCAGATAGATTATGGAAAAGCttgtgagagagcgcctttccTTAGCGCGCGGGATACGCACGGTCCTTCTGGCACTCGTACTTTGCGCGCAGGCTTGTTTTGGCTTTTCGGTCGCTGGACAGCAGGAGAGCACCTGCGAGGCCAATGGCAGCATTTACTACATGGGAGAATGGTATTTCCTGGACTCTGATCACTGCACTCAATGTGAGTGCACCGCTGAGGGCTCCGTGTGTGCCCGCACTGAATGCACCTCTCTTCCAGCTGCATGTATCCACGTTAGCCACTACCCCACCGACTGCTGCCCCAGGTGTGAAAAAATTGGGTGCGAGTATCGAGGGGTGGTGTACGAGCTAGGACAGAACTTCCAGGTAAGTCAGTGccacataaataaacataaccTATTGGAAAGGTCTAAAAATTTGTCTTTTTAggcctaattttttttttttttttacactttttctaTATTTACTTTGATATACGTTTGTGAATCATCAGGCTTTGAAGAAAATGTAAGAGGGTTACAGGTGTGCATTGGTTGAGACGTCCATCGATAATAGTTTAGTTTTGTAAGAATAGTGCTCAAAGTAGCTGCAACTATTTAGAAAATGGCCTACAAGTGAAAATGTCAGCATCGTCATCCTAAAATGAAGCACCTTAGTGCGCTTATGTCAATAGTATTATTTAAGTAAATCTTTTTGACGTCAAAGCTGTAGtaactgtactgtactgtaaatgCATCACAGCAATAACAGTGTACAAGAACATTATAAGAATACATTATTCGAAAGAATGACTTGAacactaataataacaacactTAATAGAAGctctaaaatgtaattattatctAAATAATCTGAATATCATAGAGATATTCTAGTAACACAAGGGAGCACCAGTTGGTGTTTAAACTTTGGGTCTTCTGGTCTCGCCCCATTGTTCCCAATCGTTGTCTCTGAATGCATGTGTCAGAACCAAATGAGGATGAGCTTTGATGAATACTAAAGCCTAAACCAGATATCCGTTTGTATGTAATGATTATGCAGTATTAAATTGGAGGTAAATGGCGCCCCCTTTTGAGTTGGTACGAGGATTAGTACACGCTTTAAAAAGGATACCATTATACATAATTCGTGTGCTTGCTAGGAGTGACTAACCCGCATTTACATCACGAGGAGATTAGGAAATGATCCCTGCTGGGTTTCAGTgtatgcgtgtgtttgtgtcggtgtgtgtgttttccagccATCAGAATGTGAGCAGTGCACTTGTGACAGTGATGGCATTGCCCGCTGTCTTGTGGCAGATTGTGCGCCTCCACCATGTGTCAACCCTGTCTATCAGCCTGGGAAGTGCTGCCCTGAATGCAAGGAGGGtatgttaaaaacacagtttaataaaagtagaaagttaaaaaaaaaaaaaacactcacagacagcatcacagagagaacatttatcttttttttttttataatttgagCACAGTTTTCAAATGTTGTCATTTAGACCCACTCTAGTGTggtcttgtcttgtttttgaaaATTGGTTTAAAATAGGGATGAGTGTAGTTACACAATGCTATCCATTTGACTGATTATGTGTAGTATCTGTTAATTTCAATTACCTGTTCTTCTCTTCTCCCCAAAGGTCCTAACTGCTATGTTGATGGATCACGCAGTAAAGTGATTCCTGCAGGAGAGCCCATCTGGGTTGACTCCTGCACCAAGTGTCGTTGTCACGACGGCCAAGATGCTGGTTACTGGGAGGGAAACCGCCTCGCCACCTGTTCCCGCCTCAGAAACTGTAAACCTCACCAGCCGCCCACCCAGAAAAACTGATTCTCTGTCAGTAGGTAGACTGTCAGAGGTCTACATTTCTTAAAATACATGTTGTTTAAAGAAGCAGTATGTTAATGTactgtacagtactgtgcaaatgtcTTAAGCCACcggttctttctttttctttttgctagaaaaatgggaaatagctgcatagatttatttaaacttgtgcaaacacacatagaaatacataataaaaggcaaaaacagagtttgtactaTGCAGTGGAAGGGCATCTGTCAAGGAGTGAATAAcagatggatcagctgaaagGCCACATACaactctcaggtcctgtgtcaggtctttgctggactTTAAGATGCTGTTTATATGCTGCAGATTTTTGTTTGAGACTGCCACttttcctccacttgtccagttccTCAAATTCCTTAAGTTCACACTGCACACAATGTCAAAATATGACAAGTTTTCTGCTAGAAGTTCTTTCGGACCTTCGCttcttgttggtgcaaaaatactattttctgTCTCTCAGATTGTGTTAACTTTGATATTTTTTGTATCATGTGCCTAAAcatatgattttaaatttgCTAAATTGTCTCTTATCTAATCTCTCTTACACTGGTTCATCTCttgagttttttattttattttataaaagacCGCCCttcaaaaataatcaaaacagcAAAGACCGTCCAAAACggtccaaagaaaaaaaattgcaaagccTCTCAAAgtttggagaactattgctcagaCCAATttgaaaaattacaataaagCCTGCCTACtttgaaacaaaatataaagaatgacatgtggctcaagacttttgcacagcattgTACCTTAGGCAACAGGACAAGGATACCTAATCCAACATTTCAGTGTAacaaacaacactaaagctgtCACTGACAGGACACTAGCTGAGAATTATAAGaacttcaaaaacacaaaattaggtTCCAGTAATGTTGTTTTGAATGGACAACAAACACTCCAACACTTGTTCCCAATACCTGCACTACTACAGAAGAATCTTTATTGAAACAAATCTAACAGGAACAAGTAAATTAAACGACCCTTGAGTAGTGGCCTTCCTATCATGATTGGTGTTtttctgagagagagagatgagtggGCTATTGCAGACCTTGGGGAGGACCAAGGAGGTATTTCAAGCATCAGAACAAAGCCAATGTAATTATTGGATGACAAGAAATGATAATTGACCTGTCACCAGCTGATGCAGCAGTAAAATGCATGCATCACTGTGATGCAATTTAGACTAGGAAACAGCAGAACGGAGCAATAAACAACTTTGTGTCTGTTCTATAAATATTGTAGTTCAATTTCCATGCTAATTGAAATATAATGTATGAGAGTATGGCCTGACATATGACTGTACAGTAGTTGTAGACAAGTGTAATATTTGAAAGCAGGGGTTCATTTAGGAGAATGTGATTTGTACATGTACACtgtagagcagaaaaaaaaacatcaatctgTAACTCGCAGCTTTGCTCATTTTTCACAAGAAAGGTGTAGCTTTGATACAAACAACCTTCTACATTATTTGCACTCTCCAAGTGGAAAATtatgattttctgttttcagaatGAAATGTAGCATGAAgtatattgtcttttttttttttaaacagaaacattGATAGGCAGCAGGCCTACCTTCTGTAATTTGTCATCATTTCTCACTTTGATCATGAGGGACAtttcatagaaaaaaaacaaaagtgatttCAAGTTTAAAACTCTGTGTTTACTGCTTTGACATTACATAATAATCTCGGGCTGCTGCTGCCTGCATCAGTGCCATTGATCCATTGTAGCTAAATATCATTAATAAGCAGACgctgtgtttgtatttcacAAAATATGAAAGAATTCCTACAAGTGCAGCTTTCAATTTACTGGCTGATATGAAGGGAACTGATGTGATGTGATGCTGCATACCTTTTTTGATAATCCATACAGGTGTGCAGAGAAAATGTGCAAAGATTCTTCAaattaaaactcctttttcatGCCCATTAAACTTGTCTGTTTTGAATTGCTTCTTTTTACTCCGAGTGACTCATTTActgtgcttctgtctgtgaggaCACCTGCCCGATGCCCCTGCAGAGCTTTTCTGCTGACAATGGGAAACAAGCAgcttcctggaaaaaaaaacaacaacgataAAGAACCAGTAAACTAAAACAACAAGAGGACGAAAAGGCTTTCGTGTTGTCGACTTAACTAGAGGAcagaatttaattcagttttatttatattattatgagCAATATATGTGGgaagtgacagtgggaagggaaaactcccttttaacaggaggaaacctcCAGCAGTGCAAAGCTCAGTGAGGGGCAGTCATTTTCCGTGACTGTTTGGGGCTGAGTGGAGGAAGACAGGTCAAACAGAGTATAAGAATAGAGCCTGAGAACAACTAATGAATAAATGCAGAATGGTGTAAAAACCTACGAAGGGTGAAGAAGAAGCACTcaggagagaaaagaggaaaaaagtctGCAGAAGTTCAACTGGACTGTTTGAGATCAAGAGGAAATATTCaaagaaacatgaaacacaCCATCATCACAGGATCTTTTTAACTGCAGATTTATTGATTGTATAGAAAAAGTAGGTTTGATATGA includes:
- the LOC113010945 gene encoding von Willebrand factor C domain-containing protein 2-like: MEKLVRERLSLARGIRTVLLALVLCAQACFGFSVAGQQESTCEANGSIYYMGEWYFLDSDHCTQCECTAEGSVCARTECTSLPAACIHVSHYPTDCCPRCEKIGCEYRGVVYELGQNFQPSECEQCTCDSDGIARCLVADCAPPPCVNPVYQPGKCCPECKEGPNCYVDGSRSKVIPAGEPIWVDSCTKCRCHDGQDAGYWEGNRLATCSRLRNCKPHQPPTQKN